In Sphingobacteriaceae bacterium, the following proteins share a genomic window:
- a CDS encoding excinuclease ABC subunit C: MSEDFSEHIRNVIKTLPDSPGVYQYYDHENVLLYVGKAKNLKKRVTSYFTKDHDSSRLRVMVSKIHEIKTVKVNNELDALLLENNLIKSLKPRYNINLRDDKTYPWIILKNERFPRLFYTRKQIKDGSEYFGPYASVKLMHTLLDLIRQTYPLRTCSYQLTQENIDKGKFRACLEFHIGRCKAPCVNKQDVAEYDQNITEIRQIIKGDIGFALRDLKEKMNSAAEKYEFEKADILKNKIDILSAYQSKSTIVHPSITNTDVINIISDEKNAYVHYFKIISGAIIHAQTLELKKKIEESDEDMLLFAMVEFRTRFNSNSKEILVPFAPAIELPGCEYVIPKIGDKKQLLDLCYKNALMYKQERENQLALTDPDRHTDRIMNQMMKDLRMREQPRRIEGFDNSNIGGEHAVSAMPVFIDGKPAKKEYRHFNVKTVVGPDDFATMEEVIFRRYSRVLEENLPMPQLIVIDGGKGQLGAAIHSLRKLNLMGKVAVIGIAKRLEEIYFPGDPLPLYLDKRSETLRIIQQIRDEAHRFGITHHRNKRSRETFKTELNEIRGISDKTAERLLVELKSVKFIKEATLEELEKVIGNSKAKLVYDFFHKPAENSQDSISHA, from the coding sequence ATGTCAGAGGACTTTTCAGAGCATATTCGCAACGTGATAAAAACCTTACCCGATTCGCCGGGAGTTTATCAATACTACGACCACGAAAATGTGCTTCTCTATGTTGGTAAGGCAAAAAACCTTAAAAAAAGGGTTACTTCTTATTTCACTAAAGACCACGATAGCAGCAGGCTTCGTGTGATGGTAAGTAAAATTCATGAGATCAAAACAGTTAAAGTTAATAATGAGCTGGATGCGTTGTTACTGGAAAACAATCTCATTAAAAGTTTAAAACCGCGTTACAACATTAATTTACGTGACGATAAAACTTATCCCTGGATTATCCTTAAGAATGAGCGTTTTCCACGTTTGTTTTATACACGTAAACAAATTAAAGACGGCAGTGAATATTTCGGACCGTATGCTTCCGTTAAACTTATGCACACTTTACTCGATCTCATTCGTCAGACTTATCCCTTGCGCACATGCAGCTACCAGCTTACGCAGGAGAATATAGACAAAGGGAAATTTCGTGCTTGTTTGGAATTTCACATCGGCCGATGCAAAGCACCCTGCGTGAACAAACAAGATGTTGCCGAGTACGACCAAAATATTACGGAGATTCGCCAGATTATTAAGGGCGACATTGGTTTTGCATTGCGCGATCTGAAAGAAAAAATGAACAGCGCTGCGGAAAAATACGAATTTGAAAAAGCAGACATCTTAAAAAACAAGATTGATATTTTAAGCGCTTACCAAAGTAAATCTACCATTGTACATCCTTCGATAACAAATACCGACGTAATCAATATTATAAGTGATGAAAAAAACGCTTATGTACATTATTTTAAAATCATCAGTGGTGCCATCATTCATGCGCAGACACTCGAATTAAAGAAGAAAATTGAAGAAAGCGATGAGGACATGCTTTTGTTTGCGATGGTTGAATTCAGAACCCGATTTAACAGCAACAGCAAAGAAATACTTGTGCCATTTGCACCGGCTATCGAACTTCCGGGCTGCGAATATGTTATTCCAAAAATCGGGGATAAAAAACAATTGTTAGACCTTTGCTACAAAAACGCCTTAATGTATAAACAAGAGCGTGAAAATCAACTGGCATTAACAGATCCCGACAGGCATACCGATCGCATCATGAACCAGATGATGAAAGATTTACGCATGAGAGAACAGCCGCGTCGTATTGAAGGATTTGACAATAGTAATATCGGTGGTGAACACGCAGTAAGCGCAATGCCTGTTTTTATTGACGGCAAACCAGCCAAAAAAGAATACCGCCATTTTAATGTAAAAACGGTTGTGGGTCCCGACGATTTCGCTACTATGGAAGAAGTCATTTTCAGAAGATACTCACGTGTGCTGGAAGAAAATTTGCCCATGCCCCAGTTAATAGTTATCGACGGTGGTAAAGGCCAGCTTGGCGCTGCGATTCATAGTTTAAGAAAATTAAATCTCATGGGAAAAGTAGCGGTAATAGGTATTGCCAAACGCCTGGAAGAAATATATTTTCCAGGTGATCCTCTTCCTTTGTACCTCGATAAACGCAGCGAAACTTTACGCATCATTCAACAAATCAGAGACGAAGCTCACCGTTTCGGAATCACGCATCACAGGAATAAACGAAGCCGCGAAACTTTTAAAACTGAGCTCAATGAGATCAGAGGGATCAGCGATAAAACAGCTGAACGACTTTTAGTAGAATTGAAAAGCGTAAAATTCATAAAAGAAGCTACGCTTGAAGAGTTAGAAAAAGTTATAGGTAACTCAAAAGCAAAATTGGTTTATGATTTTTTTCATAAGCCTGCAGAAAACTCACAGGACAGTATATCTCATGCGTAA
- a CDS encoding peptidase M16 translates to MKNLGLMFACFLMSSSLLSQVSLKPTDALPLDPTVRTGVLANGMKYYIKYNARPEKRAELRLAVNAGSTMENDDQQGLAHFVEHMAFNGSKNFKKNDLVNYLEGIGTKFGPDLNAYTSFDETVYMLQIPTDNQEIYKKGFLILEDWAHNLSFDSVEVEKERGVVMEEWRLGQGAFERMSRKYWPVMFKDSRYAERFPIGKPEILKNCKQSLLRDFYQQWYRPDLQAIIVVGDIDLDATEKLVKEQFSKIPASKNPKPIQSWQVPDQKDLRVSVVSDKESPYNVLQMMYFDKAKKIHSYDDYREHLKRELFNGMISARLNELTKKPNASILYAGAGYYGSVRNKDAYTSFALFPNGKVEEAILTVTLENERVKRYGFTSTEFERRKKQMLTEFEQNYNERDKTESKELVSEFVQLFLETEAAPGIDNEYQYVKTLLPTITLEEVNIQGQQWIRPNGENAMLVLMMTENEKNPIISDESAKTAFSKAEKQTSIGKYEDKVITTPFITSNPSPQRVFKTVDKGQGITEWTLGNGARILLKPTNFKADEVLFSAHSWGGTNLYSDKDYRSADASNAVQEQMGFGKFDATALEKYLQDKTASLYAGVGPYNEVLNGRSSKKDIETLLQLVYADFTMARKDSSAFVAWIQQQKGFIQNASADPGKIFGDSVNYIMSGYHPRAKPETEQTVSEVDLDRTFQIYKERFLDPSDFVFTMVGNFSLDSLKPLVEKYIGGISAPIKHEARKDLQMKAPKGNLTKTFYKGHEPRTSVRLMWNGESPYSRKNRFEARALTNLLNITLRENLREDKGGVYGVGIYAQLEDFPKGTYKITCQFSCAPDNTEKLIAAAKEEIENAKKNGCNEINLGKIKETLLKEREVQLKENNFWLGYISSADIYNEQLSDIDQYNNWVNALKSDDFKRLANLYFNESSFKRFVLNPEK, encoded by the coding sequence ATGAAAAATTTAGGTTTAATGTTTGCCTGCTTTTTAATGAGCAGCAGCTTGCTATCACAAGTTTCTTTAAAACCAACGGATGCTCTGCCACTTGATCCAACGGTACGAACAGGTGTATTGGCCAATGGCATGAAGTATTACATTAAATACAACGCGCGACCCGAAAAACGTGCAGAGTTACGCCTGGCAGTAAACGCCGGGAGTACAATGGAAAATGATGATCAGCAGGGTTTGGCACATTTTGTAGAGCACATGGCTTTTAACGGTTCTAAAAATTTCAAAAAAAATGATCTTGTAAATTACCTTGAAGGAATTGGTACCAAATTTGGACCGGATCTCAATGCTTATACGAGTTTCGATGAAACAGTTTATATGTTGCAAATTCCTACCGACAACCAGGAAATTTATAAAAAAGGATTTTTAATTCTGGAAGACTGGGCACACAACTTAAGTTTTGATAGTGTTGAAGTTGAAAAAGAAAGAGGTGTGGTCATGGAAGAATGGCGCCTTGGTCAGGGGGCGTTTGAACGCATGAGCAGAAAATACTGGCCGGTGATGTTCAAAGATTCGCGTTACGCAGAGCGGTTCCCGATTGGTAAACCAGAGATTCTCAAGAATTGTAAACAAAGCTTATTGAGAGATTTTTACCAGCAATGGTACCGTCCGGATTTACAGGCTATTATAGTTGTGGGAGACATAGATTTAGATGCGACAGAGAAATTAGTAAAAGAACAATTCTCTAAAATTCCTGCATCAAAAAATCCTAAACCAATTCAGTCATGGCAAGTGCCTGATCAAAAAGATTTACGTGTAAGTGTAGTAAGCGATAAAGAGTCGCCCTACAATGTTTTACAAATGATGTACTTCGATAAAGCAAAAAAAATACATAGTTACGACGACTACCGTGAACACTTAAAACGAGAGCTGTTCAATGGTATGATATCGGCCCGTTTAAACGAGCTTACAAAGAAACCGAATGCCAGTATTTTGTATGCGGGAGCAGGCTATTATGGCTCTGTAAGAAATAAAGATGCCTATACCTCTTTCGCTTTATTTCCGAATGGCAAAGTGGAAGAAGCGATCTTAACAGTTACACTTGAAAATGAACGGGTTAAACGTTATGGCTTTACATCAACGGAGTTCGAGCGGAGAAAAAAACAAATGCTAACGGAGTTTGAACAAAACTATAATGAGCGCGACAAGACAGAATCAAAAGAATTGGTTTCTGAATTCGTACAATTGTTTTTAGAGACTGAAGCAGCGCCAGGAATAGACAATGAATACCAATATGTAAAAACCTTGCTTCCCACAATAACGCTGGAGGAAGTGAACATACAGGGACAGCAGTGGATTCGCCCTAATGGGGAAAACGCCATGCTCGTGTTGATGATGACTGAAAATGAAAAAAATCCAATCATATCAGATGAGTCTGCTAAGACTGCATTTAGCAAGGCTGAGAAACAAACGTCCATTGGGAAGTATGAAGACAAAGTGATAACAACCCCGTTCATCACATCCAACCCGTCTCCGCAAAGAGTTTTTAAAACGGTAGATAAAGGTCAGGGTATTACAGAATGGACCCTGGGTAACGGTGCGCGTATTTTATTGAAGCCTACAAATTTTAAGGCAGATGAAGTACTATTTTCGGCGCATAGCTGGGGAGGAACAAATTTGTATTCAGATAAAGATTACAGATCGGCCGATGCCAGTAACGCTGTTCAGGAACAAATGGGCTTTGGTAAGTTTGATGCCACGGCACTTGAAAAATATTTGCAGGATAAAACAGCTTCCCTTTACGCAGGCGTGGGACCTTATAATGAGGTTTTAAACGGAAGAAGTAGTAAGAAAGATATTGAAACATTGTTGCAGTTGGTTTATGCTGACTTTACCATGGCAAGAAAAGATTCATCTGCTTTTGTCGCCTGGATCCAGCAACAAAAAGGATTTATTCAAAACGCTTCAGCCGATCCAGGTAAAATCTTCGGCGACTCAGTCAATTATATCATGTCAGGCTACCACCCGCGTGCAAAACCAGAAACAGAGCAAACTGTCAGCGAAGTAGATCTTGACCGTACTTTTCAAATTTATAAGGAGAGATTTTTAGATCCAAGTGATTTTGTATTTACCATGGTTGGAAATTTCAGCTTAGATTCTTTAAAACCTTTAGTAGAAAAATATATCGGTGGAATTTCTGCGCCTATAAAACACGAAGCCCGTAAAGACCTTCAAATGAAAGCTCCAAAAGGAAACTTAACCAAAACTTTCTATAAGGGACACGAGCCACGCACCAGTGTGCGCCTTATGTGGAACGGGGAAAGTCCTTACAGCAGAAAGAACCGTTTTGAAGCTCGTGCTTTAACCAACTTGCTGAACATTACTCTGCGCGAAAACTTGAGAGAAGATAAAGGTGGAGTTTATGGCGTAGGCATCTATGCGCAGTTAGAAGATTTTCCTAAGGGAACGTACAAAATTACTTGTCAGTTTTCATGCGCTCCCGACAATACAGAAAAATTAATTGCCGCAGCAAAAGAGGAAATAGAAAATGCAAAGAAAAACGGTTGCAACGAGATCAATCTTGGAAAAATTAAGGAAACACTTTTAAAAGAACGGGAAGTGCAACTCAAAGAAAACAATTTTTGGTTAGGCTATATTTCAAGTGCGGATATCTACAATGAGCAGCTCAGTGATATAGATCAATATAATAACTGGGTGAATGCACTGAAAAGCGATGATTTTAAAAGACTTGCGAATCTTTATTTCAATGAGAGTAGCTTTAAACGTTTTGTTTTAAATCCTGAAAAATAA